The Sandaracinus amylolyticus genomic interval GGGACGAACCCGATGCCGAGCGCGGTCGCGAGCGGCGCACCGAAGAGGAAGCCGCGCGACTCGATGCCGACGATCACCTCGGGCGCGAGTGGGCGTGCCTGCTCCGCGAGCAGATCGATCGCCGTGCGGAACGCGACGCCGTCGGAGAGCAGCGGCGTGATGTCGCGGAAGAGGATCCCGGGCTTCGGGAAGTCCGCGACGTCGCGGATGCGCGAGCGGATGAGATCGACGCGGGGATCCATCAGCGTTCCTCCGTGGGCGGGAGCTCGCCGTCGCCCGCGAGGAACGCGGCGAGGCCGAGGTGATCGGGGAGCGTCGCGTCGAGGCGCAGCGGCGTCACCGAGACGAACCCCGCGTCGACGGCCTCGGTGTCCGAGCCCGCGACCTCCTCGTGACGCGCGTTCGGCCCGCCGATCCAGAAGTACTCGTGGCCGCGCGGATCGTGGCGCATCACGACGACGTCGTCGTAGAGGCGACGGCCGAGGCACGTCGCGCGCACCCCCGCGTGCTCGTTGCGCCCGGCGGGGAAGTTCACGTTGAGCAGCGGCGTGGGCCCGTGGGGCTCGCGCGGCGCCGCGAGGAAGCGGCGCGCCAGCTCGGCCGCCACCTTCGCCGACGTCTCCATCGAGCCGCCCTGCCCTTGCGAGAACGCGATCGCCGGGACGCCGCGGAGCGCCCCCTCGCGCGCGGCGGCGACGGTGCCCGAGTAGAACGTGTCGGTGCCGAGGTTGTAGCCGTGGTTGATCCCGCTCACGACGAGGTCGGGCCAGCGCGGCAGGAAGCGTCGCTCGAAGAGCGCGACGTAGATGCAGTCCGCGGGCGTGCCGTCGATCGCGTGCAGGCCGTCGACCTCGCGATGGCGCAGCGGGCGCGCGAGCGTGAGCGAGTGGCTGTTGGCGCTCTGCTCGAAGAGCGGCGCGACGGTGATCACGTCGGCGATCTCGAGCAGCGCCTGGCGCAGGAGGCGCAAGCCCGGGGCGTACACGCCGTCGTCGTTGGACTGCAGGATCAGCGGGCGCACGGAGCTCATCTCGGGGGCGAGTCTGCGTCAGCCTGCGCCGCGATGCCTCCGAAAAAACGAGCGGCGCGCGGCGGGCCTTCGCCGCGCGCCGCGCTCCTCACCAGCCGCCGCTGTCGACGCGATCCGAGCCGAGCCAGCCGACGATCTCGAGCGGGTCGCCGTCGCCGCGCGGCGCGAGCTCGCCGTGGAAGTGACCGCGGATCGCGGTCGCGGTGACGTCGAGCTCGACGGTGAAGTCGTCGTCGTTCGTCGCCGCGCCGAGCATGCCGAGCCCGTCGAGCCCCATCACCTCGAGGCACACGAACGTGTCCTCGCCGTCCGCCGGACCATACGTGCCCGACGCGATGTCGCGCGGCATGCAGAAGTGCGTGTCCGAGTCGCGGTCGAGGATGATCCACTCGGCGCCGCCGTTGAGGAAGAAGCGCGTGTCGAGGCGGCGCGGCGAGGTCTCGCCGGGGACGACGAGCACGGTCGTGTTCACGAGCGTCTCCATCTCGAGCGCGTAGGCGCGCTCGTCGTCGCCCGCGGTGACGATCGCGCGCGCGCCGTCGTCGAGGAACGACGCGGGATCGAGCGCCGATCCGTCGTCGGCCTCGAGCGTGGCCGCGGCGCCGGACGAGAGCGTGAGCGCCGCGATCAGCGCGCTCCCGCGCGTGCCGTAGGGGAGCGCCGTGATCGCGTCGCGCGCGGTCTCGAGCGTGCCGACGCTGGTCGCGACGATCGCGGGCTGCGACGCGGGCGCGTCGGGCGCGGCGTCGCGAGGGGCGCTGGCGTCGGAGCCGGGCGTCGCGGCATCGGTGGAGGCGTCGGCACGAGGTGTCGAGGCGTCCTGGTCGGTCGTGGTCGCGGAGGATCCATCGCAGCCCGCGAGCGCGAGCAGCGAGACGAGCAACAAGTGAGTTCGCAGCAAGTCCAAGCTCCTTCGAGCCGCGACGAGCGCGGCCCTACCTCGGACTTGGACGTCCCCCTCGTCGATCCGTCACCACGCGCCCGAGCGCGACGACATCGCGCGCGCGCAACGACGAAGCGACAGCGACGAAGCGACAGCGACGAAGCGACAGCGACGAAGCGACAGCGACGGAAAGACGAAGGCCGCGAAGCATCTGCTCCGCGGCCTCTGTCTCCGACTTCGACTCGGGGCGGCGGGATTCGAACCCACGACCCCCAGACCCCCAGTCTGGTGCGCTAACCAGGCTGCGCCACGCCCCGCCGGTGAGTCGGAGGGCGGAGGTTAGCCGCAAACGGAAAACCCGCAAGCTCGATCAGCGCTCGCTGCGCGCGCTGGTCTCGATGCGCACCACGACCTCGCTCGGGTGCGCGTCGGTCGTGCTCGTCTTCGCGCGCTCTCGTTCGTCGCGCGAGGCCACGTCGATGCGCGCGAGCAGCGACGCGAGCTCCGCGCGGACCGCGAGGAGCTCGGCGCGCAGCTCGAGCGCGCGCGTGCTCGCCTCGGCCGCCTGCCGCCCGATCGCGACCGCCTCGAGGTGCCCGAGCTCGCGCAGCTTCTTGCGCGCGCCCGCGACCGTGAACCCGTCCTCGTGCAGCAGCTTCTTGATGACGAGCGCGAGCTCGACGTCGCGGCG includes:
- the surE gene encoding 5'/3'-nucleotidase SurE codes for the protein MSSVRPLILQSNDDGVYAPGLRLLRQALLEIADVITVAPLFEQSANSHSLTLARPLRHREVDGLHAIDGTPADCIYVALFERRFLPRWPDLVVSGINHGYNLGTDTFYSGTVAAAREGALRGVPAIAFSQGQGGSMETSAKVAAELARRFLAAPREPHGPTPLLNVNFPAGRNEHAGVRATCLGRRLYDDVVVMRHDPRGHEYFWIGGPNARHEEVAGSDTEAVDAGFVSVTPLRLDATLPDHLGLAAFLAGDGELPPTEER
- a CDS encoding MerR family transcriptional regulator, which gives rise to MARPTLLPDKLFFRIGEVSELVGVRPHVLRYWEEEFGILKPMKTRGAHRQYRRRDVELALVIKKLLHEDGFTVAGARKKLRELGHLEAVAIGRQAAEASTRALELRAELLAVRAELASLLARIDVASRDERERAKTSTTDAHPSEVVVRIETSARSER